The Achromobacter deleyi region CCGCGGAATTCGCGCCGGCGATCAGCATGTTCACGCCCTTCTGGTCCAGCCATTCCCGCGCGCGGGACGAGGCGATGTCGGCGCGGTTCTGGTGGTCCGCCACCAGAACCTCCACCTTCTTGCCCGCCACCATCCCGCCCAGGTCCGCCACCGCCATCTTGATCGCCTCGGCCCCGCCCGGCCCGTCGGCATCCGCCGACAAGCCGGACATGTCCGTGATGAACCCGATGCGGATCACGCCGTCGTCGGCCTGCGCGGCGCCCGCCATCCCCAACAGCGCGGCCACGGCCGTCGCGCACAATGTCTTTTTCATGTCTGGTCTCCCCACTGGATAGAACGGTTGTTCAGAACGCGACGTTGCCGCGTCCCTTCAGTTGCAGCGTCTCACGCGCCTCGTTGGGTGTGGCGACTTGCAGGGACAGGTCTTCCAGAATCCGGCGAATCCGACGCACCTGATCCGCGTTGGACCGGGCCAGCTCGCCCGGCCCGTCCCACAAGGAATCCTCCAGCCCCACGCGCACATTTCCGCCCATCGTCGCCGCCATCGTGGCCAGCGGCGTCTGCTTGCGCCCGGCGGCCAGCACCGACCAGATGTAGTCGTCGCCGAACAGGCGGTCGGCCGTGCGCTTCATCATCATCACGTCTTCCGGATGCGTGCCGATCCCGCCGCGTATCCCGAATACCGACTGGATCAGGAACGGCGGCTTGAGCAGCTTGCGATCCACGAAATGCGCGGCCGTGTACAGGTGCCCGATGTCATAGCACTCGATCTCGAACCGCGTGCCGTTATCGCTGCACGACGACAGGATGTGCTCGATATCCTTGAACGTGTTCTTGAAGATCAGATCATTGCTGCCCTCCAGATAGGGCAGTTCCCAGGCGTGCTTGAACTCCTTGAAGCGCTCAAGCAGCTCATACATCCCGAAGTTCATCGACCCCATGTTCAGAGACGCCACTTCGGGCTTGAACTGCAGGGCCGGCGCCATGCGCTCGGCGATCGGCAGCACCGGCGAGCCACCCGTGGTGATGTTGATCACCACGTCGGACTCCTGCTTGATGCGCGGCAGGAACTGCGCATACAGCGCCGGGTCCTGGGTCGGCTGGCCGGTATCCGGCTTGCGCGCGTGCAAATGCACGATCGCCGCGCCCGCCTCGGCGGCTTCCAGCGCGGACCGCGCGATCTCGTCGGGCGTGACGGGCAGATGGGGCGACATCGACGGCGTATGGACCGAGCCGGTAATGGCGCAGGTAATGATTACCTTCTTGGACTGTTTCATGGGCCTCTGGCGTGCGCGTTGGATTCTTATGGCCCCGGCTGTCTCCTCCGGGTGTGGGCCATTCTGTCGCACGCCCAAGGGCGCTGTCACCTGAACATAAATTATCAATTGATAGGGAATCCGGTGCTGCGGTGCAACGTGAAAAATGGGCAGTCTGTGCGGGGTCCGAATGCGCCGCCAGTGGTACGCTGAAATACAATATTGGTATGCCGAAATACCTGTTCCGGCCCCAGACTTGATTACGCGGAAAGCTGCTTCCATGCCTCACATCCCGCCCCAACGCCCGACGCGGCCCATGCCGCCGGCGCGTGCCCGGACCTGTCTTTTGGGGGCATGGTCATGAGCTACGTGCTTGCGGTGGATCTGGGCGGCACGCGTTTCCGCGCCGCGCTGGTTGACGGCGCGGGCGGCATCGCCCATTCCTGCCACATCGACAGCCCGGCCGGCTCCGGGGACCATCCCGGTTGGGAAGACATCGACGCCGACGTCTGGTGGCAGGGCCTGCAGTCCCTGTCCGATACCTTGGCCGCACACGCCGGCCCCGCGTTCGGCGCCGTGCAGGCCATCGCCATCTGCGGAGTCACGCGCACCCAGATCTTCGTCGACGCGCAAGGCACGCCCATCCGCCCGGCCATCACCTGGCGCGACTCGCGCACGGCGGGAGACGTCCCGCATTGGCTGGCATCCATGCCGGCATCCCATCCCGAATTCCCGCAAATCAACGCCTTTCACCCGTGGGCACGCGTGGCGTGGCTGCTGCGCACGGAACCTGCGCACGCCGCCCGGGTGAAGGCGGTGCTGGAACCCAAGGACTACCTGAACTTCCGCCTGACCGGCCGCATGGCCAGCGACACGGTCTCCATGGCCCGGCTGGCCGCCGCCGCCGAAGCGCACGCCTCGGGCCCGGACCTGCTGACCGCCGCGGGCGCCGATCCGGGCTGGGTCCCGGCCCTGCTGGACCCCCTGGATACCGTCGGCCCGGTGCAGGCCGGCCTGCCCGGATCCCTCGGCCGCCTGGCCGGACGCCCCGTGGTCGCCTGCTCCAACGACACCTGGGCCGCCGTCGCCGGCCTGGGCGCCCTGCGCCCCGGCTACGCCTACAACATCTCCGGCACCACCGAGGTCTTTGGCGCCGTCGGCGCCGAGCCGGTGCAGGCGCAGGGCCTGATGACCGTGGATTGGGGCGGAGGCCACCACCAGATCGGCGGACCGGGCCAGAACGGCGCGGACACCGTCGCATGGCTCCTGCCCTTGCTGGGCCGCCTGGGCGAAGACGGCATGGCCGGCGTGGGCGACGTAATGACCGACCTGCTGGATGCGCCCCGCGACCAGCAACCGGCCCTGTTCCTGCCCTACCTGCAAGGCGAGCGCGTGCCGTACTGGGATCCGCACCTGCGTGGCGCCTTTCTTGGCCTGAACCGCCGCCACGGCCCGGGCGACCTGGCCTGGGCCGTGCTGGAAGGCGTGGCCTTCCTCAACCGCGTGGTGCTCGAGCGCGCCGAAACCGCGCTGGGCGCGCCGGTGGCCGAAATCCGCTTCGGCGGCGGCGCGGCGTCCAATGCGCAGTGGTGCCAGGTCAAGGCGGACATCTGCGAGCGGCCCGTCGTGGTTGGACACGCCGAACAGCCCGGTGTCCTGGGCGCCGCCGTCGCGGCCTGGACGACCCTGGGACGGCACAGCAGCTTCGCCCAGGCCCAGGACTCCCTGGCGCGCGCCGCGCAGCGCTACGAGCCCCAGCCCGAGCGGGCCCACTCCTACCGCCGCATGTACGCCCAGTTCCGCGCCGCCGAGGCTGCGCTGGCGCCCGTGTCGCATGCCCTGGCCGGGATCAAGGTCGTATAAACTGCTACGCCATCAGGGCGCGGTCGCCCGGCAGGCGGTGGACAACCCTTGCACAGACAAGAATTCAAACGCGGCAAGGGTTGAATCGATGCGCGGCATCCTGGAAAAGTACGGCACGGCAATCGCGGGATTGGTCCTCGTGGGCTTCTTCGCCATCGCCGCCCCGAACTTCGCGGCGCCCAACAACCTGCTGAACATCGCCAAGGAAACCAGCTTCCTGGCCATCATCGCCATCGGCTTCACGCTGGCCTTGGTCACCGCCGAACTGGACCTGTCCGTCGCCGACGTCGCCAGCCTGGCCGCCGTCGTCACCGGCGCCCTGGTGCACACTGGCCAGCCCGTGCTGCTGGCCATCGCCGCCGGCCTGGGCGTGGGCCTGCTCTGCGGCCTGGTCAACGGCATCGCCGTCACCCGCCTGCGAGTCCCGTCGCTCATCGCCACGCTGGGCATGGCCGCCATGGCGCGCGGCTTTGCCTTCATGCTGACGGACGGCGTCTCCTACGTGGGCCGCTGGCCCGCCGCGTTCACCGACCTGGCCCGCGCCAAACCCTTCGGTGTCCCCGCGCTGGTGCTGTGGATGCTGGGCACCGTGCTGGTGGCCTACTTCCTCATCAAGTGGACCCGCACCGGCGCCCGCATGACCGCCACCGGCGAGGCCGGAGAATCCGCCCGCCTGGCCGGCATCAACATCCGCGCCATGAAAAGCATAGGCCTGGCCCTGTCCGGCCTGTGCGCGGGGCTGGCCGCCGTCCTGCTCACGTCCAGC contains the following coding sequences:
- a CDS encoding 3-keto-5-aminohexanoate cleavage protein, giving the protein MKQSKKVIITCAITGSVHTPSMSPHLPVTPDEIARSALEAAEAGAAIVHLHARKPDTGQPTQDPALYAQFLPRIKQESDVVINITTGGSPVLPIAERMAPALQFKPEVASLNMGSMNFGMYELLERFKEFKHAWELPYLEGSNDLIFKNTFKDIEHILSSCSDNGTRFEIECYDIGHLYTAAHFVDRKLLKPPFLIQSVFGIRGGIGTHPEDVMMMKRTADRLFGDDYIWSVLAAGRKQTPLATMAATMGGNVRVGLEDSLWDGPGELARSNADQVRRIRRILEDLSLQVATPNEARETLQLKGRGNVAF
- a CDS encoding xylulokinase; protein product: MSYVLAVDLGGTRFRAALVDGAGGIAHSCHIDSPAGSGDHPGWEDIDADVWWQGLQSLSDTLAAHAGPAFGAVQAIAICGVTRTQIFVDAQGTPIRPAITWRDSRTAGDVPHWLASMPASHPEFPQINAFHPWARVAWLLRTEPAHAARVKAVLEPKDYLNFRLTGRMASDTVSMARLAAAAEAHASGPDLLTAAGADPGWVPALLDPLDTVGPVQAGLPGSLGRLAGRPVVACSNDTWAAVAGLGALRPGYAYNISGTTEVFGAVGAEPVQAQGLMTVDWGGGHHQIGGPGQNGADTVAWLLPLLGRLGEDGMAGVGDVMTDLLDAPRDQQPALFLPYLQGERVPYWDPHLRGAFLGLNRRHGPGDLAWAVLEGVAFLNRVVLERAETALGAPVAEIRFGGGAASNAQWCQVKADICERPVVVGHAEQPGVLGAAVAAWTTLGRHSSFAQAQDSLARAAQRYEPQPERAHSYRRMYAQFRAAEAALAPVSHALAGIKVV
- a CDS encoding ABC transporter permease; translation: MRGILEKYGTAIAGLVLVGFFAIAAPNFAAPNNLLNIAKETSFLAIIAIGFTLALVTAELDLSVADVASLAAVVTGALVHTGQPVLLAIAAGLGVGLLCGLVNGIAVTRLRVPSLIATLGMAAMARGFAFMLTDGVSYVGRWPAAFTDLARAKPFGVPALVLWMLGTVLVAYFLIKWTRTGARMTATGEAGESARLAGINIRAMKSIGLALSGLCAGLAAVLLTSSLSSAAPNMAGDYFLYAIAAVLLGMTMFNPGHANIPGTLVAALILKVLGNGLVLMGAPYYVQDIVLGFIMIASVAVSSAVLKKAAFKF